Genomic window (Arctopsyche grandis isolate Sample6627 chromosome 5, ASM5162203v2, whole genome shotgun sequence):
gatggaacccaaaatttcatttcttccaatatagttgggttgtaaatatcacctcttaataatttgaagaaatgacacacaagatgcatatcccgccgatgagatagggaagtatagccaacagaaccttgcacaaaagcactaggaaacagttgagggtagtatccaaactccctcatatatagatagcggaggaacttcctttgaactctttcaatttttagagagtgagttaattcactgggactccatataatggcatcagattccaaaatgcttcggaccaatgcgttataaagaagacgcaaaactcttaaattattgaaattgtgagcattacgtaaaacgaaacccagcatctttgaagctttattgcacatattggaaatatggataccaaacttccatctgctctcaaacgtaacgccaaggtcttttttggataatgttctacacagtggagttccaccaagattatactgatataaggtggggttagaagaccgagaaaaagacataatattgcatttactaacgctaagaggtaaatgattattagtcgcccagcaccataaagagttcaaattactctgaaggacctcacagtcagaaacactatcaattttcatgaataacttgaggtcatcagcatatagtaaaaaatttgaatctgaaagtaccgagccaatatcattcacatatattagaaacagtaaaggtcccaaattagagccttggggcacgccagaagatgtgaggtatacatcagagaaatggccatcaaaacaaacaaactgacgacgattacttaaataagaagtaaaaaaatcagtaagattatccgatagaccaaaattggccaatttcttaataagtattgaatgatcaaccttatcaaaagctttagcaaaatcggtatagatcacatcaacttgatgccctgcatctagcgatttagtaatgaagtttgtgaaagacaaaagattagtagtcgtagagcgtgctgaacgaaaaccatgctgttggtctatgataaaccgactgcaatggttataaagtaatctctgcaaaattatttcgaataatttggctggagccgaaacaatggctattggtctgtaattattaataaaagatttatcGTCATTTTTGTGAATTGGAGTGACTTTGGTGCATTTCCAAGAGTCAGGGAACAGAGAATATTTCAGTgataaattatagatatgaagcAAGGGATATAACAAACTGGACTTGCATCCCTTTAAAACAAAATCGGGAATAAAGTCAGGACCAAAAGATCTATTAGGTTTCAGCTTCTGGAACCCATACTCcatatcactgatattaaattcaaatactgaCAGAATGAAGGAATGACTTATTTGAAACTTATTATTTGAAGATTGAGTGAATGAGTCTACAAATGCAGATTTAAAATGCTCAGCAAAACCCTTAGCGATATCTTTCGAACCTGAGAACGACTCATCACCATTGAAcatcattgtcaaattcgaattgttattatgtttagaatttataaagttccaaaataattttgggTTTATGGAAATGGAATCTTCACATTTCTTAATGAAGTCAGCGTGACAAATTGAGATCAATTTTTTGGAATGAGAACGCAACTGACAGAATTCAACGTAATCATGTGAGTCCTTAGTGAACTTCCAGCGTTTGTGCAAGTAACATTTACGACTGATGACTACGATTAATTCAGCTGAGAACCAACTAGGAAAAATTCTTCTGGATTTAGGAAATTTTTTGTTAAAGCATTTGTTAAAAGAAGAATGCACAATCCTATTAAATATCTCGACAGCAGCATTCACATCCAAGCACTCGAAAAGATCAATCCACTCCGATTCCAACAAAACAGAATTCAGGCCAGCAAAGtcaacattattaaatttccaaCCATAAAAATCATGATTAACAGAATTACAATTACGATTACTATTGTGCCCAGAATCATTTAACATTAAATGGGAACATGTAGCATCAAAATCAATACTGAGCGTAGGGTGAAACTTATCCTCAGGAACAATAAAACAGGGACTTCTACTGGAATTGCAAATAATATTGGACAACACCAAGTCAAGTTTTCCGCCATAAACATTGCATACATTATTCaaatctgataaattaaaaagattgcACATATGCGACAGTTCCATGCTTACATTCTTCAAAGTAACAGTGTTAAAGTCCCctacaatcaaaatatttttactctttaGAAAGTTAAATTCCtcttgtaatttattaaaaaaaacttcagagATCTTATCGTTTTGATTTGGAGGAAAATATACTACACAAATATAGATGGAACACCGCGGAAGATCAACTCGAACCCAAAGATGTTCACCAACTGATTGAAGACGGTGAATTTGTTGAGCAGACCGCACACGATCGGCACGAACAGCCAGTAAAACACCACCTCCTCTGCTGGCCCTATCTCTTCTGAAAACTAAGTATCTATCATCGAATATCTCGAAGTCGCAAACAGATTCATTTAGCCAAGTCTCCGTAAGTGCAATGAAGTCATGATGCTGTACCAGAACAGAAGAAAGGCAATCAACAGTTTTGGAGTTAAGACCCCTAACATTCTGGTACAGCATCGTCATCTTGCGAATCTTGCGCACCCTATTTGTTATAGGGTGCCGGGCTCCGACGAAATTTCCATGGGTTGAAAGCTATACCAGCGGGCCAAAAGTCCGGATTCAAAACACTAGTATAGACAGCTTCGATGACAGATAATTTGAAAGAAGAGTAAGCTTTAGGACCCTTCGAGTTTAATTTTACAGCTATAGCATCACTGGATGGCAATTTCATCTTAACATAATTAGTTAATGAGTCAATGGTGGTGTCCTTGTGAAGATAAAGAACATGAACAAACTTCCTATGTTGTGCTGGCAATAATAGGTTGCTAGTAGAACCGGTACCAGTAAAGAATTGTCGAAAAGGAAGAGATGATGTTCCTGGAGACGAAGATAGTGCGGTGTTCTGTAGAATATTATCAGgtgtagaagcagaagcaggagcacaatAAACAGGAACACAAGCAGATGCTGgagcagaagctgatgtaagtgtagctgaagcTGAAGATGGCAGatgtgaagaagaagaagatagcgctgcgacttgactgtaagatttcgtgggttttataggagaaggaggagaagcagaaacagaaacaggagaagcagaaacagtagcacaaccaggagtagatgctgaagctgAAGCAGATGCaagtgaagttgaagctgaagAATGCGGAGGTGAAGCGGCAGAGGATACCGCTGAAACGTCGTACTGGCCactgacaggtgtttgtttacACACAGTGGTATTGTTGCATTCCGTGTGTGTTGTCGAAGTGGAGAGTACATGTAATGTTACCTCACCCGATTGCAGAGTCGTAGGTACGCCAGAAACAGCTGGAGCCAGGATTGCCGCCGGAGAAGGACAACACATCATCCTCCTAATTTCGCCGATATCTGAGTGGACAGTCTGGAGGAACTCCACAGACTGTTTCAGCGAGGCCAGACTGTcaaaagcgacgcgtgcgataGATACTATACTGTTAATGGAGGCGCTGATAAATTGCACCCTGTCCctggtaaggacattggcaccagaaCCCTTCTTTGAAAGGTCAGCAAGTATCGTCCGGCTCAAAGATAtaatatcctccatggtagaagTAGTTGTAATTTTGTTCAAAACACAGCACAGTGCGACGTGCGACTCGAGCGAACGCCGAACGCCGAATCTAAATTTAAGAACCGAGTTTCATACCGAAGaacaataataatttgtatgtgttatttaaatttacgcatcttttaaaaattaataatatttgatggTTTGACTTTTAATACAATGCTTTATCTAttgatacgtatatgtatacatatgtatataaagcaaAATATATGTTGAATTGTTTAATGCTCAATAAtcgtattgtaacaatatgggAATGAAAAGTCACCATGTTGGGCATGTTTAATTTATCAGAAAttcttttgataaaataaatttaagaatgTAATGAATCAGCTGCCTCAAATGGGGTGGTGATTTTTAATTAACCAAATCATACTTACGTTGCATATTTCATAGTATAAGCAACTTACGCGCCAATGATTTCGACACAGCACCGTTCCATCATCATTAAACTGAATTCCCGACGAAACGTGACCATCCTGACCAGGAAGGACACCCTTCCGCCACCCAACCCCTACCCTTCGAATTAACAACGTCCGCGTACAGTTTCGTGACTGTCGTTGGTACCCCCGAGGGGTCACGCCAACCTCAATCACATGACCATGGCCAATGATGGAGTATTAGGGGGTGGGAAGTGGGTGAGAGCAACGCgaggtaaataacaattattataatgaaGTGTTGTTGCACCGTTGCTCGAGGGGTGGTGGTATAATCACCTCAACCCTCTCTTACAACCCTACGTCTCAATTTTCACCGCTCTGGTACTTGGCTCCTGTGCTTTTAACCGATACACCATCAGCGTtctgtataaatattaatatagcaATGGCTAATGATGGTAAATTAAAATATGGAGTGCTTTTCGTAACGACCTGTACATATAAAAGTATAAAGGCTcttaataaaattaacataaatgTCGGAAATATTTAGACACGTTGTTTTGGGGTATGGGTTTCACGAAGGGTCGTGGttcttaattgatttttaatattgtactcATTCCGTGTgtgataagtaaatatataatattgtgtatGAAAAGTATTTTGAGAAGACGTTTACGGTTGAGTGTACTTATTTATATCGTGCTGGGTAAGTTAGTGGCTAATTTAAAACAACGTTGAAAAATCAGATAAACCCGCCGAAGCACATACATTTTCTCGCCCGCAATAAAGACATTTAATGCATGCATAGAATGTGTTTAAATTGGGTTAATGCTTACATGGGAAACAACCCCATTAATAcgtttatacaataataatgacGCCGGGACACTTTTGCCACATATTTCGCCTTATTTATTAGAAACGCgtaaaaattatatcatttttttttttgattatacggaaatatgaataaatttacaTGAATATTTCGTATGCGAGTGGGGTGATTTTTTTAACGGCGAAAACACGCATTTGATCACAGTTTTCGTTATGTGGCATGTCCAAATTAGGGCTCGAAAGAGAGGGAGCGAGCCGTGTGTGTAAATCAATTGGGGTGGTTTTACGAATATATTATGCCgtggaaaaaatatacatgctgtcATACAGAGCGTATACGACACGTgaacgtacatacgtacgtgtgAAATATGCGAACAAAAATGTTAAAATCGCTTCTCGGCGAAGTTTTTTGTTCGATAAATGGGATTTCTACGTTGGCCGATATGGCGGCCACTCGCCCATACTAAAGGAGACCATCTAGTGAGGGAAATCGCTAAAAAAGCGGAAAAAGTAGCTTCGTTCACAGAAGTGTCCGAAAAGCTTCCATTTGTCTCAAagtctgcaaaaaaaaaaactcgcacaGAAAACACTTAATCTTGAGCAACGCCGACGTTTCTGATTGTTATATCGAAGTTGTTTCAACCCTTTTATTCCTCACTCGGCACATTCTATTGTTCTAGAAttatttggaattttattttattattgtattgcttGGCTTCACCCATTGAAGCTATAATTTACTTGAACCCATATTACGTATATTGTAGTTGGATTTTACAGCCGGCACACACCAAGTCTATGGTCAAGTTTGCATGATATTTGTGTGGTTATTAATTTACATTTCTCATGCAAATTGTCAGCCTTCAAGTATACTTGATCCAATTTTTCGTATCATACAAACTTGACAATAGATTTGATGGTGTGTGGCCggcataataaatgtatttcgtaagctttttttcatattcgatGGACTGGAACTAATCAAAAATTAGATGGGGAAAACTATTTTGCTTAGTTGAATGGATTTTgtgattaaatttttcaattaaaccgACTTAATAACTACCAAAcaagatttcaattttttttatttaaatatcatcTTCTATCTTTTGTTCtgcatatttatgtttgtatgtatgtatatgtacaaagattatttaattaatttatgcatATGTTGAAGAGTACTTGGGAAAGTCGGCATAACCGATGGACCCAAAAGGTTTGttactatattattatacaaaaagtataaatattaaataagataacaAAACAAtaggaaatataaataactcaaaatagagaaaaataagattgtaaaaaaataatagaaaataccaaaGATAAAATGGAATAGGGAGaactaaaaaaaacatttattttaagggaatcaagtttatttttaaaatggtttgggttataaaatagaaatagcTAATTCATTGATAGACTATTTCAAATGTTagccattatattttaaaacaaggatcctctaattattttgaagtaaatatatttttggagttATTTCTCAGAGTATCTCTCAGATATTATTGTTAACCGCTGGGAGGTTAATCTTAggataatattgtaatatttttttgtcatttaatGCTGATTCAGCTAGCtcgtatatatgaatttttacaatGGGCGATTGTTGTAACATGTGGCGTGAACTATGTGTCAATGCAATTGATCGTATTGAGAAAAGATTTTCATCCTTAGAGCAGTTAATACGAGGCTTGAATTCTCCTGTACTTATTAGAAGTGTTGTGCCTTCTCCTTCTGTTTCTCTCGTTGCTGATGCAGCCGTGAAGATgggcaaaaagaaaagaaatagacgtaaatctggtctgcgaattaatcatgaaaaacctggacaacccgcattacctgaccgaccttcggctgaacaacctccacttagacgtaaatttgaggtgggaacagcagcttccggaattattgtttccgtcaaaaggaatgtcaatatacatatatggaagctctcattggacacttcgtgtgacgaggttttgactcacgttagtgccatctgtggattaaaggatggcattgtggtttcccctcttaatgcacgaggatcttatacatcctttaaggtatctgttcctgcttctgtcgctggcctgttattttctgctggttcttggcctgctggtgttcattttggtagatttaaagattggggaatgagcattaagaataaaaaatcgaatactaatactacttctatgtctgccactgacgttgtttcatcattagagctgcgcccaagtgtttcatttgctgatgtttgtacgggagctgctagatgtttgaagcctgatattaaaactacgtctgcaagtattagtgaatcttctatggaaacggtcgcagtgacgtcgatgtttgcctcttctcctacatctgcctgctcaaatggtcctgatagtcgtgattctgttgtgactgtgttggcttcttcttctgcttcctcttccgtttcgtctccattggctcaacctccgttggctcaatcaaaactgccatttcttgtctcaaagaaagtcacgcgccaaactgggagaccgaaaattggtaatttattaccaaaatgcacgaggtctcaggacaaagctgactgcgtttaattcagccgtttctactacatatttgtgatgatatggtagcactaacggaaacatggttgacttcatcattttttgatgctgaactttttgattcttcctggaggctgcatcgtcgcgatagagtagatcgacgtggtggtggtgtattatttgcttgtcgtgattggtttcggtcagtccggatgacaaattttgaaactctatctggtgaggacttatagaattcataacttgaaaatcataatcgagaatgaatattacgaaatacaaaaaccttgtaaacatagaatgaattcaagacgataaacgatatataataataataattattatttttagttgtttgtgtatatacatatatatgttttttttttgttatgtctaatttattattttgtttcttgtcttttctgttatatttttgaccattgtggcgcattaggaattcctgtaatgctacaacggtccaaactttaaataaataaataaataaataaatgtacatatgtacatattctagtACAAAATGTACGTGTTGGTATTGAGTAAAAGCAATCACGCTAACCATTGAATTCCCAtgttcttttttttaacaaagaACATTATTCATTTGTTCATTGTAGAATAATCTTTTAATTCGTGTTTTTTAAATACTTCGGAAAATGATcggttaaaattatttattaggtaCTCTTTTAAGTCGTTTTGCGGAAATGAAACATCAGTTCGAGTTAAACGCCTCCCCGACTGCGCAACTTGACGAGGCTTATAAAGCGATTTTTCCGGCAACTTTTCCGAGCCGGTAGGGACTGTTGGACGGGGTGGGAGGTGGCTAGGAGTGTAGGAGGGCAGAGCAATTTggcatttgaataaaaatgaacaGTGCCATTCATAAAAACATTAGCCTTCCTGTTGAGAATATCACTGGAGGGACTCGCGGAATCCTCCCCCTCGCTTTATGGAGCTTATAAGGCAAAAACCTTTTAACATCCGCGCAACGCTAACAAATTTAGGGTTAAGGGTATTACCGCAAACAAGAAAAAATGAGGAAAAACGCCGCTCGGGAAAAGGGCGTAAAGACGCCTCTGATACTCGCCATTTCGTAGAGACAAAGGAGCTTAAATTATTCTTTCGCCCCACCCGTAATAAGGGCGTGCATTACCACTTTCTCCCAGCCACCGTTTGTCTATACTTTATTAACTTTACTCTCTGGGCCTCTTTTTCATAACCATCAACGATGAAAAATGCTATTGTTAACTTTCTTTCAGTGCGTATaattcttcatatttttttcgtcgagacgaaccttttttttttagacgGAATTTCATTTTGAAGGTTGTACACACAGGATGTCGGCAAACAAGTATAACGCGTGGCTTTTCTAGCGGCACAATATTAAATTCGCGTTAGTGAATCTATGAAGATTTCCCACAACTGGCGTTCAGCGCAAGAAAAGAGATTTTCCTCACGTACTTAAATATGAGTTTCGTGGAAAAATCACGTCTAGGGCCATAGCTAGAGCTCTACACTATGCACACACACATATCTACTGAAAAAAACTCAAAACACACATACGAAATTCTACTTCAGaggcacctacatatgtacatgtatgaacGTACTATATTTTCATACCAGGTATCAATCGATCAAGATCGACTACGTAGGTGACAAAGATAAGACAATAATATACAGTATTTGCAATGATATAAAGTCATAGAATTTATCTTCAAAGCGTTTTACTTCAATAACGAAAATATGATGTCAGCATTATATAAACACAACCTTCATTAATACATCTGTATTTGTATATTCCACAGAACTCAACATTAGTATAACAAAATTAGCTCtcaaatggtaaaaaaaatatgattactCGTAATTAACAAGAAGAGAGAAGCGTACGTACGCAATACTGTTAATATTTGGGTGTAAACATGTCGGAGCTAATTTCTCAAGGTTATTATAACCGAAAACAATAATATGTGGCTAagtattttatgtttatgtatagtaagattattttaaatttctgaaatttaatgaaattattatatgatgCGTGTTTCTTATCTGTTccaattattatattgaaatcataaccagcagcataaatCAATGATTAGCATGTTATCTAAattcacgggttctatccctggtgtgTCCTACTGACCTAACCTTGGATATGCAATTTTCCAATGTCGATCataccaatttatatgatttcattaacAGTTTTAACATTGGCAACCCTGTTCTATCTCGCAAAAAattgagttattcagcatctgattttttgctgatttgtataaatgttgcaaatttgttcatattGGATCATTATCATTGTTTGTATTTaccttgtataatactgataatacTTCTATACAATGTATGAACATAGATGtagtgtttaatgtaaataagtgtgtgtatacatgtatttaaaattattaattcttaatctgtatatcACATTCGTCGCGCTGGAGCAATCTGTTatacgagtgtgcatgatcgattgaataaataaaataaatatgtaaattcattacagaaaaatcagataattttaaatatattattatattttcatagccATCCTGAACATCGATAGTGTATGACTATACTTTATTATAATACGTATTAATTTGCGATATTAAAAGACTAGTAGAAGTAGTTaataatcatttatatttaggtcaagtAATAGACATATCCGGCAGTAAagtagaagaaataaagagacgtataaaattaggatggagttcATTTGGGCcaatgaatgttgttttaaaattaaaaaaaattcactctgcctgaaaaaaaaagatattcaatcaatgcgttttacagtgataacgtatggatgtgaaacttggacattgaacgccaaattCCAATGtaatcaaagaagtatggaatgctgtatgatcggcataatgaggaaagaaAACACGAGAAAAGGAACACGTGGGTAAAAAGTATGACACGGGACATAgcggatagagtaaagagattgaaatggcaatgaacgggccacgtggctagaataataggtggacaaaagaagtgctataattgtacccgagagaatgcaaaatggtAGGAGGAAGgctgcagggaagatgggtagacgaaattagaaaaatgtgtggggtgagatggacgagagttacgcaaaacagagactagaggccttcatccagcagtggatggtgagtggctatagatgatgatcatgttgatatattatatattacaggttgccccaaggcAACACCTAGACTAGTTACTATCATCGAcaaaatttttatgaaaattcaaaACAGTATTTTCATAGTggtgatatatatgtatctttccAGTACGGAAAGATGTTCTTGTGATGATGTTAgagatacatacaatgtacgtatTATTAAAAACTTCCCCACAATACACCATACGCTTGATTTTGCGTATatacaattttcattgaaaaaccatgatatttatatttcatatcttGATTGTAGGGTTTTGTTTTGTCCTGGT
Coding sequences:
- the LOC143912379 gene encoding uncharacterized protein LOC143912379, with the translated sequence MTMLYQNVRGLNSKTVDCLSSVLVQHHDFIALTETWLNESVCDFEIFDDRYLVFRRDRASRGGGVLLAVRADRVRSAQQIHRLQSVGDFNTVTLKNVSMELSHMCNLFNLSDLNNVCNVYGGKLDLVLSNIICNSSRSPCFIVPEDKFHPTLSIDFDATCSHLMLNDSGHNSNRNCNSVNHDFYGWKFNNVDFAGLNSVLLESEWIDLFECLDVNAAVEIFNRIVHSSFNKCFNKKFPKSRRIFPSWFSAELIVVISRKCYLHKRWKFTKDSHDYVEFCQLRSHSKKLISICHADFIKKCSKDIAKGFAEHFKSAFVDSFTQSSNNKFQISHSFILSVFEFNISDMEYGFQKLKPNRSFGPDFIPDFVLKGCKSNGGAVTVRLLQSFSHKERANWTYYYYILLGQYTNKFE